The following are encoded together in the Thunnus albacares chromosome 7, fThuAlb1.1, whole genome shotgun sequence genome:
- the c2cd5 gene encoding C2 domain-containing protein 5 isoform X5 encodes MPGKLKAKIVAGRHLPVMDRASDLTDAFVEVKFGNTTFKTDVCPKSLNPQWNSEWFKFEVDDEDLQDEPLQITVLDHDTYSANDAIGKVYIDIDPLLCSEAASVISGWFPIYDTIHGIRGEINVLVKVELFNDLNRFRQSSCGVKFFCTTSIPRCYRAAMVHGFVEELVVNEDPEYQWIDRIRTPRASNEARQRLISLMSGELQRKIGLKVLEMGGNAVVGYLQCFDLEGESGLVVRAIGTACTLDKLSSGSAPNTNTHMHPSTAPASNACNSPSKDGKEPVFGEDLPLSSGPPTPFRALPTSSSSPPPFSPSKPCSRQSSSSDTDLSLTPKTGMGSGGSAGKEAGPLKTLLRQQTQTALEQREFPFFTLTSFPPGFLVHVGGVVSARSVKLLDRIHNPDEPETRDAWWEEIRQEIKSHAKALGCHAVVGYSESTSICEEVCILSASGTAAILNPRYMREGCLDIGSTDHRFEEPSPPSCGFCHIPYDELNMPFPAQLTYCYHCRRQKVPDVLFTTIDLPSEAAVTGKGCLIQARLCRLKKKAQGEVNATAISNLLPFMEYELHTQLMNKLKLRSMNALFGLHIQISVGENMLLGLASATGVYLTALPAPGGIQIAGKTPGDLSNEHHILTIQKKINDTVAKNKELYQINPPELTEEAVGSPIPEPRQRSRLFRSHSESSDELSELDLSHGKKDAFVLEIDDTDAVEDIHSLLTDNSPPTGFYSCNTEIMPGIYNWTSGVQMFSSVRVFRLSNANLTNQGLNKIFTDLCENLLRSFYFKLRSMIPCCLCHLNFTVAVPEEELIQVVVTAVAMTFDKDQTQEKPADKTITKGSSETEEQLQFPLELCADSSSTNNQPSSKISGTVSLLTPAAKLCQNQLVVVRSAGLPESTNVSSRAASVDYGSFADRCSTWLELLRLKAHTIRRGSVKTSRRTQSLAHSVSSLDRSSPLPEGRSRSLRSTRSFGGTSVTVVKMTPLSFLPGLRIIKYLGIINMFFIRETTSLREEGGVSGFLHSFIAEVFAMVRAHVAALGGNAVVSYSMKECMLMENPNKNQAQCLINVSGDAVICVRETDQEPMPSVTNIGQSSSSGTDGTT; translated from the exons ATGCCTGGGAAACTTAAGGCCAAAATAGTGGCAGGGCGCCACTTGCCTGTGATGGACAGAGCCAGTGACCTTACAGATGCTTTTGTAGAG gTCAAGTTTGGAAACACAACCTTCAAAACTGATGTCTGTCCCAAATCCCTGAATCCACAGTGGAACTCAGAATGGTTCAAATTTGAG GTTGACGACGAGGACTTGCAGGACGAGCCATTGCAGATCACAGTGTTGGACCACGACACTTACAGTGCTAATGACGCCATAGGGAAAGTTTACATTGACATTGACCCGCTGCTGTGCAGTGAGGCTGCCTCTGTCATATCCGGCTGGTTTCCCATCTATGATACTATCCATG GTATCCGGGGGGAGATCAATGTACTCGTCAAAGTGGAGCTCTTCAATGATTTGAACCGCTTCAGACAGTCCTCCTGCGGGGTCAAGTTCTTCTGCA CCACATCCATTCCACGGTGTTATCGGGCAGCGATGGTGCACGGGTTCGTGGAGGAACTTGTGGTGAATGAAGATCCAGAGTACCAGTGGATCGACCGTATTAGAACTCCTCGGGCCTCCAATGAGGCCCGTCAGAGGCTCATCTCTCTTATGTCTG gagagctgcagaggaagatAGGACTTAAAGTACTGGAGATGGGAGGAAATGCAGTGGTGGGCTACTTGCAGTGTTTCGATCTGGAAGGAGAGTCGGGCCTGGTCGTCCGAGCCATCGGTACTGCCTGCACACTGGACAAACTGAGCTCTGGAAGCGCCCccaacaccaacacacacatgcaccctaGCACAGCCCCTGCTTCCAATGCCTGCAATTCCCCTTCTAAGGATGGAAAGGA GCCGGTATTTGGTGAGGACCTGCCCTTGTCCTCCGGCCCGCCTACCCCTTTCAGAGCCcttcccacctcctcctcctctcctccccccttctctccctccaaGCCATGCAGCCGCCAGTCCTCATCATCAGACACAGACCTCAGTTTGACGCCCAAGACGG GAATGGGCAGTGGGGGCAGTGCCGGGAAGGAGGCGGGGCCCCTGAAGACTCTTCTTAGACAGCAGACGCAGACGGCTCTGGAGCAGAGG GAGTTCCCCTTCTTCACTTTGACGTCATTCCCACCTGGTTTTCTGGTTCATGTGGGTGGAGTAGTCAGCGCTCGTTCTGTCAAACTACTGGACCGCATACACAACCCTG atgaGCCAGAGACTCGTGATGCCTGGTGGGAAGAGATTCGCCAGGAGATCAAATCTCATGCCAAAGCTCTTGGTTGCCATGCTGTTGTGGGATACAGTGAGAGCACCAGCATCTG TGAGGAGGTGTGTATCCTGTCAGCGTCGGGCACAGCAGCCATCCTGAATCCTCGGTACATGCGGGAAGGCTGTCTAGACATCGGCAGCACCGACCACAG GTTCGAGGAGCCGTCTCCCCCGAGCTGTGGCTTCTGTCACATACCGTATGACGAACTCAACATGCCATTTCCTGCTCAGCTCACCTACTGTTACCACTGCAGACGACAAAAG gttcCTGATGTGCTGTTCACAACAATTGACCTGCCATCAGAAGCAGCTGTCACAGGGAAGGGTTGCCTTATCCAGGCCAG ACTGTGTCGTTTAAAAAAGAAAGCCCAGGGAGAAGTGAATGCGACGGCCATCTCCAACTTGCTGCCTTTTATGGAATACGAGCTACACACGCAGCTGATGAACAAACTGAAGCTGCGGAGCATGAATGCTCTGTTTGGTCTACACATACAGATCAGTGTCGGCGAGAACATGCTCCTTGGTCTGGCT tctgcCACAGGAGTGTATCTGACAGCCCTCCCCGCACCAGGGGGCATTCAGATTGCGGGGAAGACTCCTGGTGACCTGAGCAATGAGCACCACATCTTGACCATCCAGAAAAAGATCAACGACACTGTAGCGAAGAACAAAGAACTCTATCAAATAAACCCTCCG GAGCTGACAGAGGAAGCGGTGGGTTCTCCGATCCCTGAGCCCAGACAAAGATCCAGACTTTTTCGCTCTCACTCAGAAAGCTCTGATGAACTGTCAGAATTGGACCTCTCCCATGGGAAGAAGGATGCCTTCGTcctggag ATTGATGACACTGATGCTGTGGAGGACATCCACTCTCTCCTCACTGATAACTCTCCCCCTACAG GTTTCTACAGCTGCAACACTGAGATAATGCCTGGGATTTACAACTGGACTTCGGGAGTACAG atgttttcatCAGTGAGGGTCTTTAGGTTGAGTAATGCCAATCTTACTAATCAAGGCTTGAACAAGATCTTCACCGACCTGTGTGAGAATCTGCTAAGG agTTTTTACTTCAAGCTGCGCTCTATGATCCCCTGCTGTCTTTGTCATCTCAACTTCACTGTAGCAGTACCAGAAGAAGAGCTCATACAG GTTGTAGTGACAGCGGTTGCCATGACATTTGACAAGGACCAGACCCAGGAGAAGCCAGCAGACAAGACTATCACCAAAG GGTCCAGTGAGACTGAAGAGCAGCTGCAGTTTCCCTTGGAGCTGTGCGCAGACTCGTCATCCACCAACAATCAGCCATCATCCAAAATCTCAG GTACAGTCTCTTTACTCACCCCAGCTGCAAAACTCTGCCAAAATCAGCTGGTTGTGGTTCGCTCAGCAG gtCTCCCAGAGAGTACCAATGTCTCATCCAGAG CTGCCTCCGTTGATTACGGTTCCTTTGCAGACAGATGCAGCACCTGGCTAGAGCTGCTTAGGCTGAAAGCTCACACCATAAGACGGGGATCAGTTAAGACAAGTAGGAGGACACAGTCTCTAGCACACTCTG TGTCATCTTTGGATCGCAGCAGTCCACTCCCCGAGGGACGTTCCCGCTCGCTGCGCTCCACCCGCTCGTTTGGAGGAACCTCGGTCACCGTGGTGAAGATGACACCGCTCTCCTTCCTTCCTGGGTTGCGCATCATTAAATACCTCGGGATCATCAACATGTTCTTTATCAGAGAGACAACATCGTTACGGGAG gaAGGCGGAGTCAGTGGCTTCCTCCATTCATTCATAGCAGAGGTGTTTGCAATGGTTCGAGCCCATGTAGCAGCCCTTGGTGGCAATGCAGTAGTCTCCTACAGCATGAAAGAGTGTATGTTGATGGAAAATCCAAACAAGAACCAG GCTCAGTGTCTCATTAATGTGAGTGGTGATGCCGTCATCTGTGTCAGGGAAACGGACCAGGAGCCCATGCCCTCAGTGACAAACATAGGACAGAGCAGCAGTAGCGGAACTGATGGGACTACATGA
- the c2cd5 gene encoding C2 domain-containing protein 5 isoform X7 produces the protein MPGKLKAKIVAGRHLPVMDRASDLTDAFVEVKFGNTTFKTDVCPKSLNPQWNSEWFKFEVDDEDLQDEPLQITVLDHDTYSANDAIGKVYIDIDPLLCSEAASVISGWFPIYDTIHGIRGEINVLVKVELFNDLNRFRQSSCGVKFFCTTSIPRCYRAAMVHGFVEELVVNEDPEYQWIDRIRTPRASNEARQRLISLMSGELQRKIGLKVLEMGGNAVVGYLQCFDLEGESGLVVRAIGTACTLDKLSSGSAPNTNTHMHPSTAPASNACNSPSKDGKEPVFGEDLPLSSGPPTPFRALPTSSSSPPPFSPSKPCSRQSSSSDTDLSLTPKTGMGSGGSAGKEAGPLKTLLRQQTQTALEQREFPFFTLTSFPPGFLVHVGGVVSARSVKLLDRIHNPDEPETRDAWWEEIRQEIKSHAKALGCHAVVGYSESTSICEEVCILSASGTAAILNPRYMREGCLDIGSTDHRFEEPSPPSCGFCHIPYDELNMPFPAQLTYCYHCRRQKVPDVLFTTIDLPSEAAVTGKGCLIQARLCRLKKKAQGEVNATAISNLLPFMEYELHTQLMNKLKLRSMNALFGLHIQISVGENMLLGLASATGVYLTALPAPGGIQIAGKTPGDLSNEHHILTIQKKINDTVAKNKELYQINPPELTEEAVGSPIPEPRQRSRLFRSHSESSDELSELDLSHGKKDAFVLEIDDTDAVEDIHSLLTDNSPPTGFYSCNTEIMPGIYNWTSGVQMFSSVRVFRLSNANLTNQGLNKIFTDLCENLLRSFYFKLRSMIPCCLCHLNFTVAVPEEELIQVVVTAVAMTFDKDQTQEKPADKTITKGSSETEEQLQFPLELCADSSSTNNQPSSKISVSSLDRSSPLPEGRSRSLRSTRSFGGTSVTVVKMTPLSFLPGLRIIKYLGIINMFFIRETTSLREEGGVSGFLHSFIAEVFAMVRAHVAALGGNAVVSYSMKECMLMENPNKNQAQCLINVSGDAVICVRETDQEPMPSVTNIGQSSSSGTDGTT, from the exons ATGCCTGGGAAACTTAAGGCCAAAATAGTGGCAGGGCGCCACTTGCCTGTGATGGACAGAGCCAGTGACCTTACAGATGCTTTTGTAGAG gTCAAGTTTGGAAACACAACCTTCAAAACTGATGTCTGTCCCAAATCCCTGAATCCACAGTGGAACTCAGAATGGTTCAAATTTGAG GTTGACGACGAGGACTTGCAGGACGAGCCATTGCAGATCACAGTGTTGGACCACGACACTTACAGTGCTAATGACGCCATAGGGAAAGTTTACATTGACATTGACCCGCTGCTGTGCAGTGAGGCTGCCTCTGTCATATCCGGCTGGTTTCCCATCTATGATACTATCCATG GTATCCGGGGGGAGATCAATGTACTCGTCAAAGTGGAGCTCTTCAATGATTTGAACCGCTTCAGACAGTCCTCCTGCGGGGTCAAGTTCTTCTGCA CCACATCCATTCCACGGTGTTATCGGGCAGCGATGGTGCACGGGTTCGTGGAGGAACTTGTGGTGAATGAAGATCCAGAGTACCAGTGGATCGACCGTATTAGAACTCCTCGGGCCTCCAATGAGGCCCGTCAGAGGCTCATCTCTCTTATGTCTG gagagctgcagaggaagatAGGACTTAAAGTACTGGAGATGGGAGGAAATGCAGTGGTGGGCTACTTGCAGTGTTTCGATCTGGAAGGAGAGTCGGGCCTGGTCGTCCGAGCCATCGGTACTGCCTGCACACTGGACAAACTGAGCTCTGGAAGCGCCCccaacaccaacacacacatgcaccctaGCACAGCCCCTGCTTCCAATGCCTGCAATTCCCCTTCTAAGGATGGAAAGGA GCCGGTATTTGGTGAGGACCTGCCCTTGTCCTCCGGCCCGCCTACCCCTTTCAGAGCCcttcccacctcctcctcctctcctccccccttctctccctccaaGCCATGCAGCCGCCAGTCCTCATCATCAGACACAGACCTCAGTTTGACGCCCAAGACGG GAATGGGCAGTGGGGGCAGTGCCGGGAAGGAGGCGGGGCCCCTGAAGACTCTTCTTAGACAGCAGACGCAGACGGCTCTGGAGCAGAGG GAGTTCCCCTTCTTCACTTTGACGTCATTCCCACCTGGTTTTCTGGTTCATGTGGGTGGAGTAGTCAGCGCTCGTTCTGTCAAACTACTGGACCGCATACACAACCCTG atgaGCCAGAGACTCGTGATGCCTGGTGGGAAGAGATTCGCCAGGAGATCAAATCTCATGCCAAAGCTCTTGGTTGCCATGCTGTTGTGGGATACAGTGAGAGCACCAGCATCTG TGAGGAGGTGTGTATCCTGTCAGCGTCGGGCACAGCAGCCATCCTGAATCCTCGGTACATGCGGGAAGGCTGTCTAGACATCGGCAGCACCGACCACAG GTTCGAGGAGCCGTCTCCCCCGAGCTGTGGCTTCTGTCACATACCGTATGACGAACTCAACATGCCATTTCCTGCTCAGCTCACCTACTGTTACCACTGCAGACGACAAAAG gttcCTGATGTGCTGTTCACAACAATTGACCTGCCATCAGAAGCAGCTGTCACAGGGAAGGGTTGCCTTATCCAGGCCAG ACTGTGTCGTTTAAAAAAGAAAGCCCAGGGAGAAGTGAATGCGACGGCCATCTCCAACTTGCTGCCTTTTATGGAATACGAGCTACACACGCAGCTGATGAACAAACTGAAGCTGCGGAGCATGAATGCTCTGTTTGGTCTACACATACAGATCAGTGTCGGCGAGAACATGCTCCTTGGTCTGGCT tctgcCACAGGAGTGTATCTGACAGCCCTCCCCGCACCAGGGGGCATTCAGATTGCGGGGAAGACTCCTGGTGACCTGAGCAATGAGCACCACATCTTGACCATCCAGAAAAAGATCAACGACACTGTAGCGAAGAACAAAGAACTCTATCAAATAAACCCTCCG GAGCTGACAGAGGAAGCGGTGGGTTCTCCGATCCCTGAGCCCAGACAAAGATCCAGACTTTTTCGCTCTCACTCAGAAAGCTCTGATGAACTGTCAGAATTGGACCTCTCCCATGGGAAGAAGGATGCCTTCGTcctggag ATTGATGACACTGATGCTGTGGAGGACATCCACTCTCTCCTCACTGATAACTCTCCCCCTACAG GTTTCTACAGCTGCAACACTGAGATAATGCCTGGGATTTACAACTGGACTTCGGGAGTACAG atgttttcatCAGTGAGGGTCTTTAGGTTGAGTAATGCCAATCTTACTAATCAAGGCTTGAACAAGATCTTCACCGACCTGTGTGAGAATCTGCTAAGG agTTTTTACTTCAAGCTGCGCTCTATGATCCCCTGCTGTCTTTGTCATCTCAACTTCACTGTAGCAGTACCAGAAGAAGAGCTCATACAG GTTGTAGTGACAGCGGTTGCCATGACATTTGACAAGGACCAGACCCAGGAGAAGCCAGCAGACAAGACTATCACCAAAG GGTCCAGTGAGACTGAAGAGCAGCTGCAGTTTCCCTTGGAGCTGTGCGCAGACTCGTCATCCACCAACAATCAGCCATCATCCAAAATCTCAG TGTCATCTTTGGATCGCAGCAGTCCACTCCCCGAGGGACGTTCCCGCTCGCTGCGCTCCACCCGCTCGTTTGGAGGAACCTCGGTCACCGTGGTGAAGATGACACCGCTCTCCTTCCTTCCTGGGTTGCGCATCATTAAATACCTCGGGATCATCAACATGTTCTTTATCAGAGAGACAACATCGTTACGGGAG gaAGGCGGAGTCAGTGGCTTCCTCCATTCATTCATAGCAGAGGTGTTTGCAATGGTTCGAGCCCATGTAGCAGCCCTTGGTGGCAATGCAGTAGTCTCCTACAGCATGAAAGAGTGTATGTTGATGGAAAATCCAAACAAGAACCAG GCTCAGTGTCTCATTAATGTGAGTGGTGATGCCGTCATCTGTGTCAGGGAAACGGACCAGGAGCCCATGCCCTCAGTGACAAACATAGGACAGAGCAGCAGTAGCGGAACTGATGGGACTACATGA
- the c2cd5 gene encoding C2 domain-containing protein 5 isoform X6: MPGKLKAKIVAGRHLPVMDRASDLTDAFVEVKFGNTTFKTDVCPKSLNPQWNSEWFKFEVDDEDLQDEPLQITVLDHDTYSANDAIGKVYIDIDPLLCSEAASVISGWFPIYDTIHGIRGEINVLVKVELFNDLNRFRQSSCGVKFFCTTSIPRCYRAAMVHGFVEELVVNEDPEYQWIDRIRTPRASNEARQRLISLMSGELQRKIGLKVLEMGGNAVVGYLQCFDLEGESGLVVRAIGTACTLDKLSSGSAPNTNTHMHPSTAPASNACNSPSKDGKEPVFGEDLPLSSGPPTPFRALPTSSSSPPPFSPSKPCSRQSSSSDTDLSLTPKTEEPQPVRRRPGIFLCPSSPTLCTDTLSLPGTGSVGCGHGSAPRATTPPPPSSIRSDSTLLRKSVSFTEDLLLAASGMGSGGSAGKEAGPLKTLLRQQTQTALEQREFPFFTLTSFPPGFLVHVGGVVSARSVKLLDRIHNPDEPETRDAWWEEIRQEIKSHAKALGCHAVVGYSESTSICEEVCILSASGTAAILNPRYMREGCLDIGSTDHRFEEPSPPSCGFCHIPYDELNMPFPAQLTYCYHCRRQKVPDVLFTTIDLPSEAAVTGKGCLIQARLCRLKKKAQGEVNATAISNLLPFMEYELHTQLMNKLKLRSMNALFGLHIQISVGENMLLGLASATGVYLTALPAPGGIQIAGKTPGDLSNEHHILTIQKKINDTVAKNKELYQINPPELTEEAVGSPIPEPRQRSRLFRSHSESSDELSELDLSHGKKDAFVLEIDDTDAVEDIHSLLTDNSPPTGFYSCNTEIMPGIYNWTSGVQMFSSVRVFRLSNANLTNQGLNKIFTDLCENLLRSFYFKLRSMIPCCLCHLNFTVAVPEEELIQVVVTAVAMTFDKDQTQEKPADKTITKGSSETEEQLQFPLELCADSSSTNNQPSSKISVSSLDRSSPLPEGRSRSLRSTRSFGGTSVTVVKMTPLSFLPGLRIIKYLGIINMFFIRETTSLREEGGVSGFLHSFIAEVFAMVRAHVAALGGNAVVSYSMKECMLMENPNKNQAQCLINVSGDAVICVRETDQEPMPSVTNIGQSSSSGTDGTT; encoded by the exons ATGCCTGGGAAACTTAAGGCCAAAATAGTGGCAGGGCGCCACTTGCCTGTGATGGACAGAGCCAGTGACCTTACAGATGCTTTTGTAGAG gTCAAGTTTGGAAACACAACCTTCAAAACTGATGTCTGTCCCAAATCCCTGAATCCACAGTGGAACTCAGAATGGTTCAAATTTGAG GTTGACGACGAGGACTTGCAGGACGAGCCATTGCAGATCACAGTGTTGGACCACGACACTTACAGTGCTAATGACGCCATAGGGAAAGTTTACATTGACATTGACCCGCTGCTGTGCAGTGAGGCTGCCTCTGTCATATCCGGCTGGTTTCCCATCTATGATACTATCCATG GTATCCGGGGGGAGATCAATGTACTCGTCAAAGTGGAGCTCTTCAATGATTTGAACCGCTTCAGACAGTCCTCCTGCGGGGTCAAGTTCTTCTGCA CCACATCCATTCCACGGTGTTATCGGGCAGCGATGGTGCACGGGTTCGTGGAGGAACTTGTGGTGAATGAAGATCCAGAGTACCAGTGGATCGACCGTATTAGAACTCCTCGGGCCTCCAATGAGGCCCGTCAGAGGCTCATCTCTCTTATGTCTG gagagctgcagaggaagatAGGACTTAAAGTACTGGAGATGGGAGGAAATGCAGTGGTGGGCTACTTGCAGTGTTTCGATCTGGAAGGAGAGTCGGGCCTGGTCGTCCGAGCCATCGGTACTGCCTGCACACTGGACAAACTGAGCTCTGGAAGCGCCCccaacaccaacacacacatgcaccctaGCACAGCCCCTGCTTCCAATGCCTGCAATTCCCCTTCTAAGGATGGAAAGGA GCCGGTATTTGGTGAGGACCTGCCCTTGTCCTCCGGCCCGCCTACCCCTTTCAGAGCCcttcccacctcctcctcctctcctccccccttctctccctccaaGCCATGCAGCCGCCAGTCCTCATCATCAGACACAGACCTCAGTTTGACGCCCAAGACGG AGGAGCCCCAGCCAGTGAGACGCCGGCCTGGGATCTTCCTCTGCCCCAGCTCCCCCACCCTCTGCACAGACACTCTGTCCCTTCCTGGTACTGGCTCAGTGGGCTGTGGTCACGGCTCTGCCCCCAGAGCCACCACCCcgccccctccctcctccatccGCTCAGACTCTACCTTGCTGAGAAAGAGCGTGTCCTTCACTGAGGACCTGCTGCTGGCAGCCTCCG GAATGGGCAGTGGGGGCAGTGCCGGGAAGGAGGCGGGGCCCCTGAAGACTCTTCTTAGACAGCAGACGCAGACGGCTCTGGAGCAGAGG GAGTTCCCCTTCTTCACTTTGACGTCATTCCCACCTGGTTTTCTGGTTCATGTGGGTGGAGTAGTCAGCGCTCGTTCTGTCAAACTACTGGACCGCATACACAACCCTG atgaGCCAGAGACTCGTGATGCCTGGTGGGAAGAGATTCGCCAGGAGATCAAATCTCATGCCAAAGCTCTTGGTTGCCATGCTGTTGTGGGATACAGTGAGAGCACCAGCATCTG TGAGGAGGTGTGTATCCTGTCAGCGTCGGGCACAGCAGCCATCCTGAATCCTCGGTACATGCGGGAAGGCTGTCTAGACATCGGCAGCACCGACCACAG GTTCGAGGAGCCGTCTCCCCCGAGCTGTGGCTTCTGTCACATACCGTATGACGAACTCAACATGCCATTTCCTGCTCAGCTCACCTACTGTTACCACTGCAGACGACAAAAG gttcCTGATGTGCTGTTCACAACAATTGACCTGCCATCAGAAGCAGCTGTCACAGGGAAGGGTTGCCTTATCCAGGCCAG ACTGTGTCGTTTAAAAAAGAAAGCCCAGGGAGAAGTGAATGCGACGGCCATCTCCAACTTGCTGCCTTTTATGGAATACGAGCTACACACGCAGCTGATGAACAAACTGAAGCTGCGGAGCATGAATGCTCTGTTTGGTCTACACATACAGATCAGTGTCGGCGAGAACATGCTCCTTGGTCTGGCT tctgcCACAGGAGTGTATCTGACAGCCCTCCCCGCACCAGGGGGCATTCAGATTGCGGGGAAGACTCCTGGTGACCTGAGCAATGAGCACCACATCTTGACCATCCAGAAAAAGATCAACGACACTGTAGCGAAGAACAAAGAACTCTATCAAATAAACCCTCCG GAGCTGACAGAGGAAGCGGTGGGTTCTCCGATCCCTGAGCCCAGACAAAGATCCAGACTTTTTCGCTCTCACTCAGAAAGCTCTGATGAACTGTCAGAATTGGACCTCTCCCATGGGAAGAAGGATGCCTTCGTcctggag ATTGATGACACTGATGCTGTGGAGGACATCCACTCTCTCCTCACTGATAACTCTCCCCCTACAG GTTTCTACAGCTGCAACACTGAGATAATGCCTGGGATTTACAACTGGACTTCGGGAGTACAG atgttttcatCAGTGAGGGTCTTTAGGTTGAGTAATGCCAATCTTACTAATCAAGGCTTGAACAAGATCTTCACCGACCTGTGTGAGAATCTGCTAAGG agTTTTTACTTCAAGCTGCGCTCTATGATCCCCTGCTGTCTTTGTCATCTCAACTTCACTGTAGCAGTACCAGAAGAAGAGCTCATACAG GTTGTAGTGACAGCGGTTGCCATGACATTTGACAAGGACCAGACCCAGGAGAAGCCAGCAGACAAGACTATCACCAAAG GGTCCAGTGAGACTGAAGAGCAGCTGCAGTTTCCCTTGGAGCTGTGCGCAGACTCGTCATCCACCAACAATCAGCCATCATCCAAAATCTCAG TGTCATCTTTGGATCGCAGCAGTCCACTCCCCGAGGGACGTTCCCGCTCGCTGCGCTCCACCCGCTCGTTTGGAGGAACCTCGGTCACCGTGGTGAAGATGACACCGCTCTCCTTCCTTCCTGGGTTGCGCATCATTAAATACCTCGGGATCATCAACATGTTCTTTATCAGAGAGACAACATCGTTACGGGAG gaAGGCGGAGTCAGTGGCTTCCTCCATTCATTCATAGCAGAGGTGTTTGCAATGGTTCGAGCCCATGTAGCAGCCCTTGGTGGCAATGCAGTAGTCTCCTACAGCATGAAAGAGTGTATGTTGATGGAAAATCCAAACAAGAACCAG GCTCAGTGTCTCATTAATGTGAGTGGTGATGCCGTCATCTGTGTCAGGGAAACGGACCAGGAGCCCATGCCCTCAGTGACAAACATAGGACAGAGCAGCAGTAGCGGAACTGATGGGACTACATGA